A part of Fibrobacter sp. genomic DNA contains:
- a CDS encoding 2-isopropylmalate synthase, whose protein sequence is MNCMMDCADQARKPFFYDVTLRDGNQALPKPWNNAQKKDVYLQLLKLGVQGAEVGFPASSEMDFESVKELAQLTAEMAAAGDEVAQKVVVSGLARCVPSDIQRCWEAVQYAPHPRIHTFLATSPLSMEHVLHMTPEQVKARAVDCVKLAKSLVGDKGDVEFSCEHFGDCLENMDFVIEVLKAVVEAGATTLNLPNTVERYRPMLYISQIKQVYDAMPKNVTISVHCHNDLGMATAATVESFFVGATQLEVALNGLGERCGNTNFYEVALGLHNSGVDTGLHLDKIYETAILISQWSGVSIYTRAPLIGAEAIVHRSGIHQDGASKTKDMKKGAYRPIDYSIIGRNQNDSLSFTSQSGRTAVYEIITKFGYKLSLAEAAELQPILKSYSEKEGEMSAERVLDVFREQRVNVNGRLIFNNVEVIPDEGRFIFHFKKDGEALVKSVTAEGPIEAGLILMREIGMPVELIKYRQVVVPEKDKLWAGRGLSRIVLKGSGKEVEGRGVSSDTLKANMRALFGGVNLLYK, encoded by the coding sequence ATGAACTGTATGATGGATTGTGCCGACCAGGCAAGAAAACCGTTCTTTTATGATGTCACTCTGCGTGACGGAAACCAGGCTTTGCCCAAGCCCTGGAACAATGCCCAGAAGAAGGATGTGTACCTCCAGTTGTTGAAGCTGGGTGTGCAGGGTGCCGAAGTGGGTTTCCCCGCTTCTTCTGAAATGGATTTTGAATCTGTAAAGGAACTGGCCCAGCTTACTGCCGAAATGGCTGCCGCAGGCGACGAAGTTGCCCAGAAGGTGGTGGTCTCCGGTTTGGCTCGTTGCGTACCTAGCGACATTCAGCGCTGCTGGGAAGCTGTCCAGTATGCACCTCATCCCCGTATCCATACCTTCCTGGCTACTAGCCCCCTCTCTATGGAACATGTGCTTCACATGACTCCGGAACAGGTGAAGGCCCGCGCCGTAGATTGCGTGAAGCTTGCCAAGTCCCTGGTGGGCGACAAGGGCGACGTGGAATTCAGCTGCGAACATTTTGGCGACTGCCTGGAGAATATGGACTTCGTGATTGAAGTTTTGAAGGCAGTGGTAGAAGCCGGTGCAACTACCTTGAACTTGCCCAACACCGTGGAACGTTACCGCCCCATGCTGTACATCAGCCAGATCAAGCAGGTGTACGATGCCATGCCCAAGAATGTGACCATTTCTGTTCACTGCCATAACGACCTGGGTATGGCCACTGCCGCTACCGTCGAAAGCTTCTTCGTTGGTGCAACCCAGCTGGAAGTTGCCCTGAATGGCCTGGGTGAACGTTGCGGTAACACCAACTTCTACGAAGTGGCTCTGGGCCTGCACAATTCCGGCGTAGATACCGGCTTGCACCTGGACAAGATTTACGAAACCGCCATCTTGATTTCCCAGTGGTCCGGCGTTAGCATCTATACCCGCGCTCCGCTCATTGGTGCCGAGGCAATCGTTCACCGTAGCGGTATCCATCAGGATGGCGCCTCCAAGACCAAGGACATGAAGAAGGGTGCATACCGCCCCATTGATTACTCCATCATTGGCCGTAACCAGAACGACTCTTTGAGCTTTACTAGCCAGAGCGGTCGTACCGCAGTGTACGAAATCATCACCAAGTTCGGCTACAAGCTGAGCCTGGCTGAAGCTGCCGAACTGCAGCCTATTCTCAAGAGCTACAGCGAAAAGGAAGGCGAAATGAGCGCCGAACGCGTTCTGGACGTGTTCCGCGAACAGCGCGTGAATGTGAACGGCCGCCTGATTTTCAACAACGTCGAAGTGATTCCCGACGAAGGCCGCTTTATCTTCCACTTCAAGAAGGACGGCGAAGCTCTGGTCAAGTCCGTGACCGCCGAAGGTCCTATTGAAGCAGGCCTCATCCTCATGCGTGAAATCGGCATGCCGGTGGAACTGATCAAGTACCGCCAGGTGGTGGTTCCCGAAAAGGATAAACTGTGGGCCGGTCGCGGTCTCAGTCGTATTGTGCTGAAGGGCAGCGGCAAGGAAGTTGAAGGCCGCGGTGTAAGTAGCGATACTCTCAAGGCTAACATGCGCGCCCTGTTCGGTGGCGTGAACTTGCTGTACAAATAG
- a CDS encoding alanine:cation symporter family protein — protein MIESIHSVISNISNFLYQPFIVPLFLVAAGLYFSIRMKFPQIRLFKETIRVTKEKPMEGSGISSFGALMVSTASRVGTGNIVGVSSAICLGGPGAVFWMWLIAIFGASSAFVESTLAQIYKREDLVTGHSYGGPSYYIQTALKCRWLGIIFSVFVLLTYVIGYNLLASYNIQTSLSSYSFYSEETTPAIVGILLAILFAACVFGGAKRLTKITSYLVPIMGVIYVLVAIGVILYNFTNIPSMFALIFKDAFSFEAGAGGFAGSCIMYGIKRGLYSNEAGMGSAPNAAASASVSHPVKQGLVQSFSVFIDTLVICTATALMCLSTGVSPNGDLSGIPYVQESLRSVLGGIGPIFITISIGLFGFTTLIGNYYYTEGCLRFIMAKRPGKTVMTVFRIIATIIVFVGAISSAGFAWDSADLCQALMVVVNIPCILILSPIAFKALKNYTDQRNAGKEPVYIAKECGVKQDTDFWNKEED, from the coding sequence ATGATCGAATCTATTCATTCCGTAATTTCCAATATCAGTAATTTTCTATACCAGCCCTTTATCGTGCCTCTATTCTTAGTGGCAGCTGGTCTGTACTTCTCCATCCGAATGAAGTTCCCCCAGATACGCCTTTTCAAGGAAACCATTCGCGTTACCAAGGAAAAGCCCATGGAGGGCAGCGGCATTTCCTCCTTCGGAGCTTTAATGGTCTCTACCGCCTCTCGTGTAGGTACCGGCAACATTGTGGGCGTTTCCTCTGCAATTTGCTTGGGTGGTCCCGGAGCTGTTTTCTGGATGTGGCTTATCGCTATTTTTGGAGCATCTTCAGCCTTCGTTGAATCGACACTTGCTCAGATCTACAAGCGTGAAGACTTGGTTACCGGTCATTCTTACGGTGGTCCTTCCTACTACATCCAGACAGCACTGAAATGCCGTTGGTTGGGCATTATCTTCTCCGTATTCGTTTTACTGACCTACGTCATCGGATACAACCTTCTGGCCTCCTACAACATTCAAACCTCTCTTTCCAGCTATAGTTTCTACAGCGAAGAAACAACCCCGGCAATCGTAGGCATTCTTCTCGCCATATTGTTCGCTGCCTGCGTTTTTGGTGGAGCAAAACGACTCACCAAAATCACAAGCTACTTGGTTCCCATCATGGGCGTCATCTACGTGTTGGTCGCCATCGGTGTTATTCTCTACAACTTCACCAACATTCCTTCTATGTTCGCCTTGATTTTCAAGGACGCCTTTTCCTTTGAAGCTGGAGCAGGTGGTTTCGCCGGAAGCTGCATTATGTACGGTATCAAACGCGGTCTGTACTCTAACGAAGCCGGTATGGGTTCCGCCCCCAACGCCGCCGCAAGCGCCAGCGTCAGCCACCCCGTCAAGCAAGGCCTGGTCCAATCCTTCTCTGTCTTTATTGACACCTTGGTCATTTGCACCGCCACAGCACTTATGTGTCTTTCCACCGGCGTATCCCCCAACGGAGATCTTTCCGGTATTCCTTACGTTCAGGAATCCCTCCGCAGCGTCCTTGGTGGCATCGGTCCTATTTTCATTACCATTTCCATTGGTCTTTTCGGATTCACCACCTTGATCGGAAACTACTACTACACCGAAGGCTGCCTCCGCTTTATTATGGCCAAGCGTCCGGGTAAAACAGTCATGACCGTTTTCAGAATCATCGCAACAATCATTGTTTTTGTGGGCGCAATTTCCAGTGCAGGTTTCGCCTGGGATTCTGCCGACTTGTGCCAGGCCTTGATGGTTGTGGTAAACATTCCCTGTATCTTGATTCTCTCCCCCATCGCTTTCAAGGCCCTTAAGAATTACACGGACCAGAGAAATGCAGGCAAGGAACCGGTCTACATCGCCAAGGAATGTGGTGTAAAACAGGATACCGATTTCTGGAATAAAGAAGAAGACTAA